The Camelus ferus isolate YT-003-E chromosome 4, BCGSAC_Cfer_1.0, whole genome shotgun sequence genome has a segment encoding these proteins:
- the LOC116663341 gene encoding thymosin beta-4-like has protein sequence MSDKPDMAEIEKFDKSKLKKTETQEKNPLPSKETIEQEKQAGQS, from the exons ATGTCTGACAAACCCGATATGGCTGAGATTGAGAAATTCGATAAGTCgaaattgaagaagacagaaaCGCAAGAGAAAAATCCACTGCCTTCCAAAGAAA CAATTGAACAGGAGAAGCAAGCAGGCCAGTCGTAA